AGCCGGTCTTCGTGGACATCGAGCCCGTGCGCCGTTGCCTCGACCCCGCGCGGCTCGAAGCCGCCATCACGCCGCGCACCAAGGCCATCCTGCCCGTGCATCTCTACGGCATGCCGGCGGACATGGACCCCATCCTCGCCATCGCCGCGCAGCACAAGCTGCCCGTGGTCGAGGACGCCGCGCAGTCGCACGGCGCGCGCTACAAGGGCCGGCGCTGCGGGCAATTCGGCTGCATGACGGGCTTCAGCTTTTACCCGGGGAAGAATCTCGGCGCTTACGGCGAGGGCGGGGCGCTCGTGACGAACGACGACGGGTTCGCGGCGCGCGCGAAGGCGTTGCGCGAACACGGCTCGCGCACGCGCTACTACCACGACGAGGTCGGCTACAATTACCGGATGGACAGCTTTCAAGGCGCGGTGCTCGGGATCAAGTTGAAGCGGCTCGATGCGTGGAGCGCGGCGCGGCAGGCGCGGGCGCGACGCTACAACGAACTGCTCGCGGGCCGCGGGCTCGGTCTGCCGCAATGCCCCGCGGACAGCGAGAGCGTGTGGCACTGCTACGTGGTCGAGGTCGCGAACCGCGACGCCGTGCGGCGAAAGCTCGAGGATGCAGGGATCGACACCGCCATCCACTATCCCGTGCCGGTGCATTTGCAGAAGGCTTACGCGTCGCTCGGTCACAAGCGCGGCGATTTCCCCGTGAGCGAGGCCCTGGCGGACCGCTGCCTCTCGCTGCCCATCTATCCCGAGATGACGGACGCGCAGCAGGACGCGGTGGTGGCGGCGCTCAAGTAGCCCGACATTCCAAAGTCGGGTCGGGCGCTTGCCGGAAGTCCATGCTTCCGCCACTCTCCCAGCATGACCACGCGCGCTTTCGTTTCGGTGCTGCTGCTTCTCGTCGTTTCGGGTTTCAACGCGCGCGCTGCGGAGCCGGTGGTGGACCTCGGCGCCATCCGCGAGGAGCACGTGATGATCCCGATGCGCGACGGCAAGCGGCTCTCGGCGTGGCTCTATTTCCCGCCCGGCGACGCGAAGCTTCCCGCGCTGTTCGAGCAGCGCTACGCGGACGTGCGCGGCGCGGCCACGCGCAAGGCCGCGGCGAACCTTGCCGGGGCGGGATTCGTCGTCGCGCTGGTGAACTTCCGCGGCACGTGGCAGAGCGAGGGCACGTGGGTCGGCTACCGCGCGCTGGCGTGGGGCGGGTTGAAGGACGGCTTCGACACGTGCGAATGGCTCGCGGCGCAGCCGTGGTGCACGGGCAAGGTCGGCACATTCGGCAGCTCGCAGGGCGGTTACGCGCAGAACTTCCTCGCCGTCACGCGCCCGCCGCATCTCGCGGCGCAATACATGGTGGACACGGGGCTGAGCCTCTTCCAGGAAGGCTACCGCATCGGCGGCGTGACGCGGCCGGAGCGGTTCAAGGCGATGGACAAGGTCGCGCGCGAGCCCGCGCACAACCGCGCGCTGATGGAGGAGTGGTTCCGGCATCCGCACTACGACGACTACTGGCGCGACGAGGACTGCTCGCTGCACTTCGCGGAGATGGACGTGCCGTGCTTCACGATCGGAAGCTGGTATGACTTCATGTGCCAGGGCTCGGTGATGAGCTTCACCGGCCGGCAGCACGCGGGCGGCCCGAACTCGCGCGGGCGGCAGCAGCTCCTCATCGGCCCGTGGCTGCACGGCCGGCTCAACAAGGGCAGCAAGGTCGCCGAACTCGAGTATCCCGCGAACGCCGCGTGGCCCGAGGTCGAGCACATGGTCCGGTGGTTCAACCACTGGCTCAAGGGCGAGCCCAACGGCGTCGAGAAGGACCCGCCCGTGCGCTATTACGTGATGGGCGCCGCCGGCGAGAAGGGCGCGCCGGGCAACTTCTGGAGGAGCGCGCCCGACTGGCCGCCCGCCGTGCGCACGAACTATTTCTATCTC
The nucleotide sequence above comes from Verrucomicrobiota bacterium. Encoded proteins:
- a CDS encoding DegT/DnrJ/EryC1/StrS family aminotransferase, producing MTRIPYLDLKAQYQSIRSEVLAALEAVCESTRFAQGPAAADFERDFAAFCGAKHCVSLNSGTSALHVALRCLDVGPGDDVITTPFTFIATAWAISYCGAKPVFVDIEPVRRCLDPARLEAAITPRTKAILPVHLYGMPADMDPILAIAAQHKLPVVEDAAQSHGARYKGRRCGQFGCMTGFSFYPGKNLGAYGEGGALVTNDDGFAARAKALREHGSRTRYYHDEVGYNYRMDSFQGAVLGIKLKRLDAWSAARQARARRYNELLAGRGLGLPQCPADSESVWHCYVVEVANRDAVRRKLEDAGIDTAIHYPVPVHLQKAYASLGHKRGDFPVSEALADRCLSLPIYPEMTDAQQDAVVAALK
- a CDS encoding CocE/NonD family hydrolase, coding for MRDGKRLSAWLYFPPGDAKLPALFEQRYADVRGAATRKAAANLAGAGFVVALVNFRGTWQSEGTWVGYRALAWGGLKDGFDTCEWLAAQPWCTGKVGTFGSSQGGYAQNFLAVTRPPHLAAQYMVDTGLSLFQEGYRIGGVTRPERFKAMDKVAREPAHNRALMEEWFRHPHYDDYWRDEDCSLHFAEMDVPCFTIGSWYDFMCQGSVMSFTGRQHAGGPNSRGRQQLLIGPWLHGRLNKGSKVAELEYPANAAWPEVEHMVRWFNHWLKGEPNGVEKDPPVRYYVMGAAGEKGAPGNFWRSAPDWPPAVRTNYFYLHPGGKLERRIPTVQSSTTSYASDPRQPMQIPGTGFPGAKDARPFEQQSEVRTFTSEELTAPVEWTGLVKVELWVSSTARDTDFIVRLSDVYPDGRSMLLMDYPRRARYREGFDREALLTPGEPVKLAFDLGWTSIFFNAGHRIRVTVASTGAPLYEPNPQTGGPQTIEFPADAVTATNTIHHERLRASRILAPVPVVVR